The Mucilaginibacter gracilis genomic interval TTATTAGTTATTTGTTATTAAGAACAGAAGCTGTAGTTACTGAATTATTTTGTTGTTGATGCATTTTAAGAATACCATCGCTGTCGCAAGTTTAGCGCAGCACAACTTGTGATACCCCATTTGGGAAGTTTTTAACTTCCCAAATAAAAAAATCTTCAAACCATCAAAATAACATCTAACAGCCCCTTACCGCCACCATAATCACGTGCACTGCTATAAAGATAATGTTGTGGTTCGTCAACCCAACCGGCTTTTACGGGGTTATTATGTATATAGTCAAGTTTTTGTTGCATAACCTCATTACTATATAATTCAATCGGGTGGTTATCCTGCTGCCAAAACTGGTGGACTTCATTATTCGGGTTCCTTTTACCCTCACGCTCAAACATCCATATCAACCAGTCCCTTCTGCTTTCCTGCTCATTTTCCCTAATGACCTTTACTATAGATTTTGAAGTATGCTTTTTTAGATCGCGTATAATGCCCTGCATAGGCAAATTTTGAGTGCCAATTATCATATGAACATGATTGCTCATAACAACCCACGCATAAACTTCAAGACCTTTGTTTTGCTGGCAATATTTAATACTATCAAGTAAAATTTCCCGGTACTGTATCCGGGTAAAAGCATCTATCCATTTAACAACCGAAAATGTAATAAAGTGTGGTTTTTCCTGGGTGTGGAATTTATAATTTCTACTCATTTGGTGGGCAAGTTAAAAACTTGCCGTTATATAATCACAAGTTATGCTGCGCTAAACTTGCGATAGCAAGCTTTTATAGCATATACTGTCATCAATATCCCAACCTTAAACCACCAAACCCTTATCCAGTTTTAAAACCCTATCCACACTATCCGGTATTTCATGCTGATAATGAGTTACGTATATTAACGTTGTGTTGCCGCTTTGGCAAATGGCATCTACAATATGTTTAAAATGTTGTTGCTGATGGGCGTCTAAACCCTGGCAGGGTTCATCAAAAATTAGCAATGGTGGGTTTTTTACCAATGCGCGGGCAAGCAGCACCAAACGCTGCGTACTGGCCGAAACATTTTTTAACGGCTTGCGCACATAAACCTCTAACTCCAGTAATTTCATCCAGCGCAGGGCTATTGCGGCGTTTTGCGGGTTGCTGGGCCTAAACAAACCCAGGGTATCATAAAATCCCGATTCGATAACCTGTAGGCAGCTATTATCTGTGGGGAAATACTGGTGCAGCTCTGGCGATACAAAACCTATTTTGCTTTTAATATCCCATATACTTTCGCCGGTGCCGCGTTTGCGGTCAAATAACACAATGTTGTTGGCGTAGGCTTGTGGGTTGTCACCATTAATTAAGCTTAGCAATGTAGATTTTCCGGCGCCGTTAGGGCCTAATAAAGCCCAGTGCTGGCCTTGCTTAATATCCCAGTTTACTTTATCAAGTATTACTTTGTCGCCATATTTAATGGTTACGTTTTGCATTAAAACCATGTTGCTAAAAACGGTTTGCTGCGTAAGCGATAGTAAACTATTCAATTCGTGGGTGTCAATTTTTTTTGTTTCTGCAATCTTAACCATTTCGGGTTTAAAGTTGCTTTTATCCAGGCTTCCAATAATTTCACCTTCGTGCAAAACGGCTACATGCGTAACAGCATCCGGAATTTCGTTTGGCGATGTAGCGATAACTACAGTAATTCCCGAGGCCGTTATCTCATTTAAAATACTGTTAAAGGCGGCACGGCTTTGCACATCCAGTCCTGTTAAGGGGTTATCTAATAATAAAATAATGGGGTGTTTTAATAAAGCCGCCGCAATAAGCAGGCGCTTAGTTTCGCCGTTTGATAATTTGATGAGCTGCTTGTTTAAAAGCGGACCTAAGTTTAATTTGTCAACAGTTTGCTCGTAAGTCCACACTTGTTTTGTATTGGTGGCCGGTTCAATATGCGATAAATAATGCTCAACCGTTGGCGAATCTTCCGAATCCGACGAGTTAAAACGTTGCTGATAGTAAAAGTCGGTAGTGTTTGATAAGTTACGGAAGCTATGCTTAGCCGATACCATTGCAATTAATTTATGATGGGTAAAGTAAGCATCAACAACGGGGTGCAATGCAATAAAATCATCAAAATAATAATGGTGTATAGTGCCGCCGCTTACATTAAATTTACCGGCTATAGTTTGCAGTAATGCACTTTTGCCTGCTCCGCTTTCGCCAACCAACGCCCAGTGCTGGCCCTTGCTAATCTGGAAGGTGAGATCCTTAAAAATAATTTGCTCAAGGTTGCGTACGGTAATGTTTTTTATTGCAAGGATAGCTGTATTCATGGCATATTAACAAGGCGCAAAACTACCATTTTAAAAATAATAGCGCATAAAAAAACGGAAGAGGGTGTACACCAATTCCGTTGCTTATCCATATTTTAAAACTTATCGTGTGGGTTGCTCCTGGTAATAGCTGCCCTCTTTATAAAAGTCAAAATTGTAAAGTTTTCCGTCTTTGTATTCAAATTCGGCTAACTTATCAACCGCGTGATCTTTTTCAAGTTCGTCTTTAGTTTGCACCGAATTTTTTGTGAACGAAAACGAGCCCTTGTAAAAAGTAAAGTAAATGGCTTTATTGTTAGATATATCCTGGCTAAGTTTTTCTTTGATATAGTTTTCCAGCCTTATTTTAGTTCTGTCGGTAAAGTCAACATCTTCGTCAACTATGTAATATTGTGTTTTAAGGGTTGCGTTTGCCTGGTTACTAATTTCCTGGTCTTTAGCAAAGCTAACCTGCGAACTAAAAGGACTTAACGGGTAAATTTTAAATTCTTTTTTATTTTCTTCGCAACTGCACACAATGGTGCATAAAATTGAAATAAAAAAAAGTAAATTTTTTTTCATGTGTTAAAAGTGTGAGGAATAGGTGTAATTGGTAATTAAAAAAACATCTTTTCGGTTTCAATATTACTATTTTGTGGAACCCGAAATAACAGGCGCAAAAATATGATTAAATTGCACTTATGCTGAAGAACTAACATTTGTAATGCTTAATTTTTTGCAGTGGCGGTTTGTATTAAACCATTGTGTAAATTTGTTAACCAATAAATTAGCTTTTGTACCGTAATGGATTATAAAGATTATTATAAAGTTTTAGGAGTTAAAAAAGACGCATCTACCGACGAGATAAAGAAAGCTTATCGGAAACTTGCCGTTAAGTACCATCCCGATAAAAACCCCGGTGATAAGGCCGCGGAAGAGAAATTTAAAGAAGCCAACGAAGCCAACGAAATACTCGGCAATGCCGAAAAGCGTAAAAAGTATGATGAAATGGGCGAAAACTGGCAGCAATATGCCAACAACCCCTATGCGCAAGGCAGGCCGGGCCGACAAAGCTACGGCACCGAAGATTTTTATGGCGACGGGAGCCAGTTCTCCAGTTTTTTCGATTCGATATTTGGTGGTGCCGGTGGTGCTGGTTTTGGCGGCTCAAAGCGTAAAAGCTCAAGGCCCAATAGGGGGCAGGATACCGAGGCAACTATTGAGCTTACTTTAGAGGAATCGTTTAACGGAACAACGCGGCAAGTTACCCTGGATGGCAGTAAACTCAACCTCAAATTTAAACCCGGAACCGCCGAAGGCCAGGTTTTAAGATTGAAGGGCAAGGGCAACCCTGGTTATAACGGCGGCGAAAACGGCGATTTACTGATAACGGTGCATTTGGCCCCGCATCCACGGTTTGAATTAAAAGGAAACGATTTGTATTTCGACCAGCCTTTAGATGTTTATACCGCCATATTGGGCGGCAAGGTAACCGTAAATGGTATTGATAAAGCCGTTAACATGAACATACCCGCCGGAACCGATAGCCATAAAACCCTAAGGCTAAAAGGAATGGGTATGCCTGTTTTTAATAAACCCGAAGAAAGGGGAGATGCCTATGTGCGTATGGTAATAGTAACCCCTAAAAACCTATCCGCCGAAGAAACAGAGCTGTTTACAAAACTGGCAGCTTTAAAAAAATAGCGGCTGTTGCGCAAAACTTAAACCGGCCCTACGCCTAATTAAGCATAATGCGATAACGGCTTCATCGCATTATGCTTAAAACATAAATTACTTATTTGCTTTATGGCAATTTATCAAGTTTAAAGTAACCGAGGTGAATTTCGTCTGCCTCAACCTCCCCTAAACACGCTGAAATTTGGATGCCGTATATTGCTTTTTGGGAAGGTGTTAGTATATCTTCAACAGCATACAGGTCGTCTACATCAATGCCGTAATGGTCGTCAATGTGCGATGGTGCTCCGGCAAAATTAACCTGTTTATAAAACAAAGTTTCTTTGGCATTGGCTATTGCCGATGCTTTGTTGGCTTGTACACTTAGCATTGTATAATGCTGTTCGGCAAAAATATTTTTGGTGTAACCACCCAGGTTAATAAAAAACAAAGTGTTTGGGTTTTTATTAGCCAACGGCTTATCAATAATCCGGATATTAAAGCCATCAACATGGGTTACTTCGCGCCAGGCATCAACATGTATACCTTGTTGGGCTTCGGGCCAAAAAAGTTTTATCTGCGGAACAAGTTCTTTAACACTGCCCGCTATTCCAAAAAAAACATCATGCTGTTCGGTATGGCGTCCCGGTGGTTTGCAACCGAGTAACAACATAAATAATTTTAAAGGTTTAGCGTTTTGCATACACTACAAAAGTAAAGCATGCTGTGCTATAACCCAATAAAATAGGCGCCTATAATTTTATAAACGCCTATTTTAATTTGTTTTATTTGGGTGCTAAAGCCTCATATATCTCTGCAAAAAGCAAACCGCTTCCCCCGCCATAATGCTGAACTACCGGTATATTGGGCATATTGGTTGATACAAATTTGCAGAGCCTGTTATTTTCCTCTTCCCTTATTCCGGCACCCATTAATACCATCTGGAAAGGTTGCTCGGTTAGCATAGCAATAGCTTCATCGCAGGTAAATGCCCCGGTGCCATTCCACTCCGGTTTATTGTTAATTAGCCGCAATATGATTTGCATAATTTCGGGATGATTACCAATCACCAGTATTTTAGCGGTATCCATCTTTAAAATTTCATGGGTA includes:
- a CDS encoding REP-associated tyrosine transposase, translating into MSRNYKFHTQEKPHFITFSVVKWIDAFTRIQYREILLDSIKYCQQNKGLEVYAWVVMSNHVHMIIGTQNLPMQGIIRDLKKHTSKSIVKVIRENEQESRRDWLIWMFEREGKRNPNNEVHQFWQQDNHPIELYSNEVMQQKLDYIHNNPVKAGWVDEPQHYLYSSARDYGGGKGLLDVILMV
- a CDS encoding ATP-binding cassette domain-containing protein, encoding MNTAILAIKNITVRNLEQIIFKDLTFQISKGQHWALVGESGAGKSALLQTIAGKFNVSGGTIHHYYFDDFIALHPVVDAYFTHHKLIAMVSAKHSFRNLSNTTDFYYQQRFNSSDSEDSPTVEHYLSHIEPATNTKQVWTYEQTVDKLNLGPLLNKQLIKLSNGETKRLLIAAALLKHPIILLLDNPLTGLDVQSRAAFNSILNEITASGITVVIATSPNEIPDAVTHVAVLHEGEIIGSLDKSNFKPEMVKIAETKKIDTHELNSLLSLTQQTVFSNMVLMQNVTIKYGDKVILDKVNWDIKQGQHWALLGPNGAGKSTLLSLINGDNPQAYANNIVLFDRKRGTGESIWDIKSKIGFVSPELHQYFPTDNSCLQVIESGFYDTLGLFRPSNPQNAAIALRWMKLLELEVYVRKPLKNVSASTQRLVLLARALVKNPPLLIFDEPCQGLDAHQQQHFKHIVDAICQSGNTTLIYVTHYQHEIPDSVDRVLKLDKGLVV
- a CDS encoding DnaJ C-terminal domain-containing protein, with protein sequence MDYKDYYKVLGVKKDASTDEIKKAYRKLAVKYHPDKNPGDKAAEEKFKEANEANEILGNAEKRKKYDEMGENWQQYANNPYAQGRPGRQSYGTEDFYGDGSQFSSFFDSIFGGAGGAGFGGSKRKSSRPNRGQDTEATIELTLEESFNGTTRQVTLDGSKLNLKFKPGTAEGQVLRLKGKGNPGYNGGENGDLLITVHLAPHPRFELKGNDLYFDQPLDVYTAILGGKVTVNGIDKAVNMNIPAGTDSHKTLRLKGMGMPVFNKPEERGDAYVRMVIVTPKNLSAEETELFTKLAALKK
- a CDS encoding DUF1543 domain-containing protein codes for the protein MQNAKPLKLFMLLLGCKPPGRHTEQHDVFFGIAGSVKELVPQIKLFWPEAQQGIHVDAWREVTHVDGFNIRIIDKPLANKNPNTLFFINLGGYTKNIFAEQHYTMLSVQANKASAIANAKETLFYKQVNFAGAPSHIDDHYGIDVDDLYAVEDILTPSQKAIYGIQISACLGEVEADEIHLGYFKLDKLP